A stretch of DNA from Nocardioides sp. Arc9.136:
GAGCACGGCGCGGAGGCCGCCGGGCTGGCCCGGCTCGCCCTGTCGGTGACCGCCGGCGACACGCTCGTCCACGCCGACGTCCGCGACGACAACGTGCTGCTCGCCGCCGACGGCCGGGTGCTGCTGTGCGACTGGACCTGGCCGGTCCGCGGTGCGGCGTGGTTCGACACCGTCGCGCTGCTCATCGGCGCGCGCGAGGACGGGCTGGACGTCGACGCCGTGCTCGTGCGGGCGCCGCTGACGCGGGACGTGCCGGCCGACCACGTCGACGCGGTCCTGGCGCTGCACGCGGGATACTTCCTCGTGATGCAGGCCCAGCGGGTACCGGCGACCTCGCCGTTCCTCCGGACCTCGCAGCGCCGGCGGGCCGAGGCGACGTGGGGCTGGCTGGCGCAGCGTCGCGGCTGGTCGTGAGCGATTTGGGCGGCCCGAACGCCCGCTGCTAATCTCGTACGTCGCATGTCCGGCGCCCACCCCATGGGCGGAGGCGCCGACAGCACCGAGGACCTGCACCACCAGCACCACCCAGCACAGCACCCCACACCTACGACGAAGGCGCAGTAGTGGCGAACATCAAGTCCCAGATCAAGCGGAACAAGCAGAACGAGAAGCGTCACGAGCGGAACAAGGCCGTCAAGACCGGCCTGAAGACCGCCGTGAACAAGTTCCGCAAGGCCGCCGAGGCGGGCGACAAGGAGACCGCGTCCACCGCGGCCCGCGACGCGTCGCGCCTGCTGGACAAGGCCGCCTCCAAGGGCGTCATCCACAAGAACCAGGCCGCGAACCGCAAGTCCGCGATCGCCAAGAAGGCCGCCTCTCTCTGAGGCCCGCGAACAGGCGTCGACCCTTCGGGTCGACGCCTTCTTCGCGTTGTGGGCCCGCCCGGCGGCCGCGGGGTCCTCAGCGGGTGTCGCGCAGGGCGGTGATGGTCAGCACCAGCCGCTCGAGGGTGTACGACGCGTCGCTGGCCGCGCCCTTGATGTCGGCGTCGGCCTGGGCGACCGCGCGGATCGCGCGGGCCAGGCCCTGCTCGGACCAGCCGCGGGACTGGTCGCGGATCGAGCGCAGCTTCCACGGCGGTACGCCGACCTCACGGGCCAGGTCGGCCTCCCGCATGCCGCGCGGCGCCCCCTGGTAGCGGGCCAGCCCGCGCGCCCCTCCGGCGAAGGCCGAGGTGACCAGCACCGGCGCCGTCCCACCGTCGATCGCCCACCGCAGCTCCTCGAGCGCGACCTGGCGGCGGCCGGAGAACGCCGCGTCCGCGACGGCGAAGGACTTGGCCTCGGCCCGTCCGCCGAAGTACCGCTTGACCTTCTCGGTGTCCAGGGGCTGGCCGAGGAAGTCGTGGGTCAGCTGGTGGGCGGCGGCGGACAGCGAGCGCAGGTCCTGGCCGACGGCCGAGACGAGGAAGGACGCCGCCTCCTGGTCGATGGTCGAGCCGTGCCGACGCACCTCGGCGGC
This window harbors:
- the rpsT gene encoding 30S ribosomal protein S20; the protein is MANIKSQIKRNKQNEKRHERNKAVKTGLKTAVNKFRKAAEAGDKETASTAARDASRLLDKAASKGVIHKNQAANRKSAIAKKAASL
- the holA gene encoding DNA polymerase III subunit delta, which encodes MAAAGPKAADVLGRVTLVTGKEEFLNERTVSAVREAVRAHDAEAELTETSAGDLTLATLGEMSAPSLFSSTRCVVVRALENLPEESVAGLLSYADAPVEDVALVLVHGGGPKGSGVLTKLRKAAGVTESKSGELKASEFPGFVAAEVRRHGSTIDQEAASFLVSAVGQDLRSLSAAAHQLTHDFLGQPLDTEKVKRYFGGRAEAKSFAVADAAFSGRRQVALEELRWAIDGGTAPVLVTSAFAGGARGLARYQGAPRGMREADLAREVGVPPWKLRSIRDQSRGWSEQGLARAIRAVAQADADIKGAASDASYTLERLVLTITALRDTR